A window of the Paralichthys olivaceus isolate ysfri-2021 chromosome 5, ASM2471397v2, whole genome shotgun sequence genome harbors these coding sequences:
- the atad5a gene encoding ATPase family AAA domain-containing protein 5 codes for MAGVVAMASVIEDFDTQPCKKSRKDGGSPVVKTITNYFSPVAKPAEKPFSPPRSNNIMDYFSRRPPSSKEKTSPSEQSKENCQESQSTEKHTGSEAAVKQPSQKRGRKAIKAARRLVEAGNVCSTGEVDCEIVDEPQQHKDSSAEVTSSCGVLGSDTAALLAQLSAEASVTAETLERSVNVEQTDKDEHHENGSKLKPELKSIPSSPLVPLREKAKPVKTGARNSKKKHQQEAKQPEPEEEEAETSLCEVNMEINEDQDLQSRNSTVTISFEDFVRSQSQDKDGEGKDKESKITTDAEEMNNDQWKNVGSGEPLLQISPRTVTIQAQVHTVSPKQEAVKAVGKLASIFSKRKGPASPAEAVSSPQTEAEHLPSTLLTVKRKSNVVLQEEDLELAVLESESTPKCSVVERKQFMAAFKQPSLDGSKTKPGKSQGKQKQPGEAAADKVAEEDSVNPQTVEQVPAASQENNVVKKKPSRKGRKKAKEEKEAVAAAPVEEAAVMIVDDKEEEPAIPPVRRSRREVRQATKSSTTSPIRKTRKQKESKDATAAAASPDCPAQMSTPKTRKSKHGVFVAEIVCEPDTKESPIRIKFTRIHRNVSMSKAESGSGINTPVATKTSKKRKQAKKLLEKAKALQQSKKTAVEEKSTLRRSSRNEASFKKSYCENEDSIICLEEDKTATRQAALEKNKARKHLRSLNDVLGKATPAGKETKAVPACKGASLGQERNARKVSGVISIFDESSREGSENSQDDEQFRARREFLKSGLPESFRKQIAKTAATKEAYSVSCSSFQPVIHMMQPPKDCPLWNLPWPESLLLSQLKLLQSRTSSFPSVSGSLSWKTEPARRDLCERGSGWRPEISESVRQLLIEEVRTSNPPFPVQLFISRFLKRRTDHQQLSSASEMAPPVGCKRKRMDDEGENTVKVAKKQRGNHSEENVSTSEPEPTRRGRTRRGQKSKLEKEEKARLSNIASPILSEDDSVIVLDEDTVEKDVVKEDVLWTDKYQPQHSTDIIGNTASVRRLHSWLKEWKIRADRDERKKQKDKKQEEGSNDSDWDCGEVDSQDAEDMLCNSMLITGPTGVGKTAAVYACAQELGFKVFEVNASSQRSGRLILSQLREATQSHQVDSQGVNAHKPTYFNSYGSSSSAGRPGSSPRKINSPRRVVSSPRKHPQSPRGAKKGALAPTSLANFFKMGRPNNKEPLNVKKNEQTAASKKVGKTSNEVANKHKDLTVKSPAATTTKDNSEEQSKKTATSLILFEEVDVIFDEDSGFLAAIKTFMTTTKRPVILTTSDPAFSTMFDSFFEEIHFKTPSLLNVSSYLQLLCLAEDMRTDLSNISTLLRLNGCDIRQSLLQLQFWTRSAGGRNVTRSLTHTDNNAGLKPETEGEATEPSVPAALPPCDTGCTESRLGLLNIEPGRDMWELLKSQSLKEAVCWELLIDCRRRGVDLLYSNMETLLPLPLTQLTAPIRKPEKSVSESQDHPSVNPEKKPSACLPSDTLLSHPRLLQAAGSGDCSDDGSPIKVSNRMKKNKKRHCVPGQDGLNSDSDSEDSFLSLSKPQGDPQAKEVVKERLVSEMVKRKQLTPEERMKSLPVSQCLASIADFLDNMSYLDSSLHVHPEGGDIYRRMTPVVAVVKDGMTDESRVETDRESWETGERVLEIQAAVEALSFHRCQCSAAEAWEKAQQLEGELGHEAVGELTLPVAPHREGYSFSQEGPCQPQLVQLRREVMEGLVLKGVVGALGNRPAAALEYLPVLRTICRSEQLKEKGKVKRRFLHYLDAIHLGLDKTTLRHLAEDFP; via the exons ATGGCTGGTGTTGTGGCTATGGCATCTGTCATTGAGGATTTTGACACGCAG CCTTGCAAGAAATCCCGCAAAGATGGTGGCAGTCCTGTTGTTAAGACAATCACCAACTATTTCTCTCCAGTGGCCAAGCCTGCGGAGAaacccttctctcctcctcggTCAAACAACATCATGGACTACTTTAGCAGGAGACCTCCGTCCTCCAAAGAAAAGACCAGCCCGTCAGAACAGTCTAAAGAGAACTGTCAGGAATCTCAGTCTACCGAAAAACACACAGGCTCAGAGGCAGCAGTGAAACAACCATCTCAGAAACGGGGTAGAAAGGCCATCAAAGCTGCTAGAAGACTTGTGGAGGCTGGAAATGTTTGCTCGACAGGGGAGGTGGACTGCGAGATTGTAGATGaaccacagcagcacaaagactCATCAGCGGAGGTGACCAGTAGCTGTGGGGTGCTTGGTAGTGATACAGCAGCTCTGTTGGCCCAGCTTAGTGCTGAGGCTTCTGTCACTGCTGAGACATTAGAGAGAAGTGTCAATGTTGAACAGACTGATAAAGATGAACATCATGAAAATGGTTCCAAACTTAAACCAGAGCTGAAGAGCATTCCCTCATCCCCACTTGTACCTTTGAGAGAAAAGGCAAAACCGGTCAAAACTGGAGCACGGAATTCCAAGAAGAAGCATCAACAGGAGGCAAAGCAACCAgaaccagaggaggaagaggcagagaccTCTCTGTGTGAGGTAAACATGGAGATTAATGAAGATCAGGACTTACAGTCAAGAAACAGCACAGTCACAATATCCTTTGAGGATTTTGTGCGAAGTCAGAGTCAGGACAAAGATGGAGAGGGCAAGGACAAGGAAAGTAAAATCACAACAGATGCAGAGGAAATGAACAATGATCAGTGGAAAAACGTGGGGTCTGGGGAGCCATTACTCCAAATCTCACCCCGAACTGTCACCATCCAGGCTCAGGTGCATACAGTCTCACCCAAACAGGAAGCAGTCAAGGCTGTTGGAAAGTTAGCTTCTATCTTTAGCAAGAGAAAGGGGCCAGCGAGCCCTGCAGAAGCAGTATCATCTCCTCAGACAGAAGCTGAACATCTTCCATCTACCTTGCTGACTGTCAAAAGGAAATCCAATGTGGTTCTTCAAGAGGAGGACCTAGAGCTGGCTGTGCTTGAGAGTGAATCCACGCCAAAGTGCAGCGTGGTGGAGAGGAAGCAGTTCATGGCTGCCTTTAAACAGCCCAGCCTGGATGGGTCTAAAACCAAACCTGGGAAGAGTCAGGGCAAGCAGAAGCAGCCCGGAGAGGCTGCTGCAGACAAAGTTGCTGAGGAGGACAGCGTCAACCCTCAGACTGTTGAGCAGGTCCCTGCTGCCTCTCAGGAAAACAATGTAGTTAAAAAGAAACCATCAAGAAAAGGCAGGAAGAAAGCTAAGGAAGAAAAGgaggctgttgctgctgctcctgtggaAGAAGCGGCGGTCATGATCGTTGATGATAAAGAAGAGGAGCCCGCCATCCCACCTGTGAGGAGGTCCAGAAGAGAGGTCAGGCAAGCAACCAAATCCTCTACAACATCTCCTataagaaaaactagaaaacaaAAGGAGTCCAAGGATgctactgctgcagctgcttcacctGACTGCCCTGCACAGATGTCCACCCCAAAAACACGGAAGTCCAAGCACGGAGTCTTTGTAGCAGAGATAGTGTGTGAGCCTGACACAAAAGAAAGTCCAATCAG GATCAAATTCACCAGGATCCATAGAAATGTTTCCATGTCAAAGGCTGAAAGTGGAAGTGGCATTAACACGCCTGTGGCGACTAAA ACAtcaaaaaaaaggaagcagGCAAAGAAGTTGTTGGAAAAAGCCAAAGCGTTACAACAGAGTAAAAAAACTGCAGTCGAGGAGAAGAGCACGCTAAGGCGTTCGTCGCGGAATGAGGCGTCCTTCAAGAAGAGTTACTGTGAAAATGAG GATTCTATCATCTGCCTGGAGGAGGACAAGACCGCCACTCGTCAGGCGGCACTAGAAAAGAATAAAGCCCGGAAACATTTGCGAAGTCTGAATGATGTACTTGGCAAAGCCACACCAGCTGGCAAAGAGACCAAGGCTGTCCCAG CCTGTAAAGGGGCCTCACTGGGCCAAGAGAGGAATGCTCGGAAGGTGTCCGGAGTGATTTCAATCTTTGATGAGAGCAGTCGAGAGGGCTCTGAAAACTCCCAGGACGATGAGCAGTTCAGGGCTCGTAGAGAGTTTTTGAAAAGTGGCCTCCCAGAGTCCTTCAGGAAGCAGATAGCCAAGACTGCTGCCACCAAAGAGGCATACTCTGTCTCCTGTTCCTCCTTCCAGCCAGTCATACACATGATGCAACCACCAAAGG ATTGCCCTCTTTGGAATCTACCATGGCCTGAATCACTGTTACTGTCTCAACTGAAACTGCTTCAGAGCCGAACATCCTCCTTTCCATCTGTCAGTGGCTCCTTGAGTTGGAAGACTGAACCAGCTCGTAGAGACTTATGTGAAAGG GGTTCGGGCTGGAGACCTGAGATCTCTGAAAGTGTTCGTCAGCTTCTCATCGAGGAGGTCAGGACCTCTAACCCTCCCTTCCCTGTGCAGTTGTTCATCAGTCGCTTCCTGAAGAGACGCACTGACCACCAGCAGCTGAGCTCTGCCTCAG AAATGGCACCACCAGTAGGAtgcaagaggaagaggatggatGATGAAGGAGAGAACACAGTAAAGGTTGCTAAGAAGCAGCGGGGCAACCATTCAGAAGAGAACGTTTCCACGTCTGAGCCAGAGCCGACAAGAAGAGGACGCACGAGACGGGGACAGAAATCCAAGctagagaaggaagagaaagcCAGACTCTCTAACATAGCTTCTCCCATCTTGTCTGAAGACGACTCTGTAATTGTGTTGGATGAAGACACTGTGGAAAAGG ATGTTGTGAAGGAAGATGTGTTGTGGACTGACAAATACCAGCCCCAGCACTCCACTGACATCATCGGCAACACTGCCTCAGTAAGGAGGCTGCACAG TTGGCTAAAGGAATGGAAAATCCGTGCAGACCgagatgagagaaaaaagcagaaagacaagaaacaagaGGAAGGAAGCAACG ACTCAGACTGGGACTGTGGAGAGGTGGACTCGCAGGATGCGGAGGACATGTTGTGTAATTCAATGTTGATCACAGGACCCACTGGAGTAGGAAAGACTGCTGCCGTCTATGCTTGTGCCCAGGAGCTGGGCTTCAAG GTATTTGAGGTGAACGCTTCTTCTCAGCGGAGCGGCCGTCTTATTCTGTCCCAGCTGAGGGAAGCCACCCAATCGCACCAGGTGGACAGCCAGGGGGTCAACGCCCACAAGCCCACCTACTTCAACAGCTACGGCTCAAGCAGCAGCGCCGGCAGGCCTGGATCCTCGCCTA GAAAGATTAACTCTCCTCGCAGGGTGGTTTCCTCTCCCAGGAAACATCCCCAGTCGCCAAGAGGCGCCAAAAAAGGTGCTCTGGCTCCCACCTCTTTGGCCAACTTCTTCAAAATGGGTCGACCCAACAACAAGGAGCCACTCAACGTAAAGAAGAATGAACAAACAG CTGCTTCCAAGAAAGTCGGGAAAACAAGTAATGAGGTTGCCAATAAGCATAAAGACCTCACAGTGAAATCGCCAGCAGCTACGACCACTAAAGACAACAGTGAAGAACAGAGCAAGAAGACGGCCACCTCGCTCATCCTGTTTGAAGAGGTGGATGTTATTTTTGATGAAGACTCTGGGTTTCTAGCTGCCATCAAGACATTCATGACCACCACCAAGAGGCCAGTCATCCTCACTACCAGTG ATCCTGCTTTCAGCACCATGTTCGATAGCTTCTTTGAAGAGATCCACTTTAAAACACCGTCACTG TTAAATGTGAGCAGCTACCTGCAGCTGTTGTGTCTGGCTGAAGACATGAGAACAGACCTGTCAAACATCAGCACTCTGCTCAGGCTCAATGGCTGTGACATCAGGCAGAGTTTACTGCAGCTGCAGTTCTGGACTCGCAGTGCAGGGGGCCGCAACGTAACCAGGTCACTGACGCACACTGACAACAATG CTGGACTGAAGCCGGAGACGGAAGGAGAGGCAACAGAACCGTCTGTCCCAGccgccctccctccctgtgACACTGGCTGCACTGAGAGCAGACTGGGTCTGCTGAATATTGAACCTGGGAGAGACATGTGGGAGCTGCTCAAG AGCCAGAGTCTGAAGGAGGCAGTCTGCTGGGAGCTGCTGATAGACTGCAGGCGACGAGGAGTGGATCTACTTTATTCCAACATGGAGACACTCTTACCTCTACCACTCACACAGTTGACTGCACCAATCCGCAAGCCAGAGAAATCTGTTTCTGAATCACAAGACCATCCTTCTGTTAATCCCGAAAAGAAGccatctgcctgcctgccttCCGACACGCTGCTATCTCATCCCAGGTTACTGCAGGCGGCAGGGTCTGGTGATTGCTCGGATGATGGCAGTCCAATTAAAGTTTCTAACAGaatgaagaagaacaagaagaggCACTGTGTGCCCGGCCAAGATGGACTGAACTCAGACTCGGACTCAGAAGAcagttttctgtcattgtcCAAGCCGCAGGGTGATCCTCAAGCAAAGGAGGTAGTTAAAGAGAGGTTAGTTTCAGAGATGGTAAAAAGGAAGCAGCTGACTCCTGAAGAGCGCATGAAAAGTCTCCCAGTCTCACAGTGTCTAGCATCAATAGCTGACTTTTTAGACAACATGTCCTACTTGGACTCCTCCTTGCATGTCCACCCAGAAGGAGGAGACATTTACAGAAGAATGACACCAGTCGTTGCAGTGGTTAAAGACGGGATGACGGATGAGTCGAGGGTcgagactgacagagagagctgGGAGACGGGAGAGCGTGTCTTGGAGATCCAGGCTGCCGTGGAGGCGCTGAGCTTCCACAGGTGTCAGTGTTCAGCAGCAGAGGCCTGGGAGAAAGCCCAACAGCTGGAAGGAGAGCTTGGACATGAGGCTGTGGGAGAACTCACCCTCCCTGTGGCCCCTCATCGTGAAGGTTACAGCTTCTCTCAGGAGGGCCCCTGCCAACCACA GCTGGTCCAGCTGAGGAGAGAAGTGATGGAGGGTCTGGTGCTTAAAGGAGTGGTTGGTGCTCTGGGAAACAGACCAGCGGCTGCTCTGGAATACTTGCCAGTGCTACGCACCATCTGCAGATCggagcagctgaaggagaaggGCAAAGTTAAACGGAG GTTTCTACACTACCTCGATGCAATCCACCTTGGTCTTGACAAAACCACATTACGGCACCTTGCTGAAGACTTCCCCTGA